Sequence from the Pseudomonas sp. 7SR1 genome:
CCCGACCGTGTGGGTCGCTATTCCCAGGAGAAACCAAATGTCGCGCTTGCAAGGTAAACGTACTCTCATCACTGGCGGCACCAGTGGCATCGGCCTGGAAACCGCAAAGCAGTTTCTGGCCGAAGGCGCCCGGGTCATCGTCACGGGCGTCAATCCCGATTCGATCGTCAAAGCTCAGGCTGAACTGGGATCCGAAGTCCTGGTACTACGGGCCGACTCGGCCAGTGTCGCCGCGCAACAGGAACTGGCACAAGCCGTCAAGGACCACTACGGCCAGTTGGATGTTGCTTTCCTCAATGCCGGGATATCTGTCTGGCTGCCCATCGAGCAGTGGACACCAGAGATGTTCGAGCGCTCTTTCGACATCAATGTCAAAGGCCCTTACTTCCTGATGCAGGCGTTGCTGCCGGCCTTTGCGAATCCTGCTTGCATCGTACTCAACACCTCCATCAGCGCACATGTGGGCGCGGCCCGCTCGTCCGTGTATGCCGCCACGAAGGCTGCATTGTTGAACATGTCGAAGACACTTTCGACTGAACTGCTGGGACGCGGTATCCGTGTCAACGCCGTCAGCCCCGGACCGATCGACACCCCCCTGTACGATAAGCTCGGGGTTGCGGATGCGTATCGCGAGCAAGTCAACAAGGAGATCACGGCAAGCATTCCGCTTGGCCGCTTCGGTACGGCCGAGGAGGTTGCCAAAGCGGTGCTGTATCTGGCGTCCGACGAGTCGCGCTGGACCGTGGGTTCTGAAATCGTCGTTGACGGTGGCCGCCTGCTCAATGGGTAAGCGCACCGCCCGGATGTTGGGCGAAAGCGACTTGGCATCGGGCCGATGCAACGAGGCGCTGAAGGTTTGCTTCAGCGCTGAGCGACGCGCCGACCTACTGGCGAACAAAGCGCGCGCCTTGCGCACTACAACGCCAGCTGCAACAGTGCCTGCGCGTGCCCTTTGCTGACCTGCTGCGCTCGCTCAGTGCCTAACCCCATTTTTTCAAACCACAGCAAGCTGTCTACCTGCCATTGTTCGATATCAGGCTGAGAGGTCTGGCCCAGGTCGGAACTGTAGAGCGCCCTGGGGACTTCGCACAGGACCTTGCTGAAGTCTCCCCAGGGCTGGTAGCCGAGCAGATAGGTCAGGGCGGTTTGTTCGGTGTAGACCATGGGCGCTTGAGCCAGCTCCAGCAGAGCGGTGGCGTCCAACCCGGTCAAGGGATTGGCCGGCTGGTTGAGCATAAGCCTGGGCACATCCAACCGCACCGCCGCGTCTACCAAAAGACGTACTTCCCGGGCGTCGGCATGACCGGTGGAAATGACGATCGGATAGTCCCGGGCCATCCGCAGCACATCCAGGGTTTGCGCATTGAGTTTCCCCTCCTGACTGACGGTGAGCGGCCGGATGGGGTATTTATCCAGAATCCAATGACTACTGTTGCGTTTGAGGCGGGACTGGTGGGAGCGACCTGTGACGGTGGGAAGGTGCACGATCAGCCGGGCTTCGCTGTCCCCGTGGTGGCACAGCGAACGCTGCACCACCCTGAAATCGATACCGCCGGCGATTTCATTGAGAACCACCGAGCCTGAAACCGGAAGCCCTTCCTGCCTGGCCTCCCAGGCTTGGGACGCGCTGCAGCCAAGGTGGTTCTTCAGCACCACCCAGCCGTTCAACGAGCGGTAATGCCGACCGGCCTCCATCACGCCATGGCGCCGCAGGTACGCGTCGGGACCGGCGTGATAATGCACATCGATGAAGTCAGCCTCGAACAAACCCAGCGGGCGGCTCATGCGGCCACCTCCAGGTTGATGCCCAGGTGATCGCGCACGGTGCGCATGACCAATGCCGGCGCGTCGAGCAATGGACGCATGCCGCCATCGGGAATGGATAACCGGCAGTGGCGGGCCTGATCGTTGACATGCACGTTTATACCCCGCACCAGCTGCGACTGTTCGCCATAAACCGCCAGCAGTGCGCCGGAAAAACCGTGGCTCGCTTGTCGCAGGTCGAGGCGATTAAGCAGCCGGAAACCCAGGTGCAGGCGCCTGGCC
This genomic interval carries:
- a CDS encoding SDR family oxidoreductase, whose amino-acid sequence is MSRLQGKRTLITGGTSGIGLETAKQFLAEGARVIVTGVNPDSIVKAQAELGSEVLVLRADSASVAAQQELAQAVKDHYGQLDVAFLNAGISVWLPIEQWTPEMFERSFDINVKGPYFLMQALLPAFANPACIVLNTSISAHVGAARSSVYAATKAALLNMSKTLSTELLGRGIRVNAVSPGPIDTPLYDKLGVADAYREQVNKEITASIPLGRFGTAEEVAKAVLYLASDESRWTVGSEIVVDGGRLLNG
- a CDS encoding DUF6282 family protein, with translation MSRPLGLFEADFIDVHYHAGPDAYLRRHGVMEAGRHYRSLNGWVVLKNHLGCSASQAWEARQEGLPVSGSVVLNEIAGGIDFRVVQRSLCHHGDSEARLIVHLPTVTGRSHQSRLKRNSSHWILDKYPIRPLTVSQEGKLNAQTLDVLRMARDYPIVISTGHADAREVRLLVDAAVRLDVPRLMLNQPANPLTGLDATALLELAQAPMVYTEQTALTYLLGYQPWGDFSKVLCEVPRALYSSDLGQTSQPDIEQWQVDSLLWFEKMGLGTERAQQVSKGHAQALLQLAL